CGTGGTTCTCGAGCCCGCATAGCCACGTCAAGCGCGAATGGTGCGAGGGTGGCGACGCGGGTTGACCTCAAGCGGACTTGAGGTTGCACGATCGGGGGCATGAGCCTCGCGACCGCGCCCGCCGCCACCTCGGACGAGCGCCTGCTGGACCGGACCCGGCTGCCCCTCGTCGTCGGCGCCCTGGCGCTGGTGACGCTCGGCGCGCTGGAGAACCGGGCTGTCGCCACGGTGCTGCCCACCCTGCTCGGTGAGCTGCACGCCGTGCCCAGCTTCGGGCTGGTCAGCGCCGCGCCGCTGGCGAGCTACCTGATCGCGCTGGTCTGCGCGGGCCGCTGGTCCGACCGCAGCGGGCCGGCGCCGACGCTGCGGACCGGCGTGCTCGCCTTCGCCGCCGCGCAGCTGATGGTCGGTCTCGCGCCCTCGCTGGGCGTCGTCGTGGTCGGCCGGCTGCTCAGCGGGTTCGCCGAGGGACTGCTGGACGTCGGCGTGATCGTCCTCGTCGCCCGCGCGCTCGAGCCGCGCTGGCGCCCGTCGATGATGGCGCTGTTCGCCGGGGCCTGGATCCTGCCGTCGGTACTCGGCCCCGTCGTCGTCGGCGCGGTCACGGTCACCCTCGGCTGGCGGTGGGTGTTCCTTGGTGCCGTGGTGCTGCTGGTTCCGGTCTGGCTGATCCTTCGGCCGGCGCTGCGCCGGGTCGCCACCGAGCCGGCGTCCGCCGAGCGGCCGCTGGACGTCGTCCCGCTCCGGCTCGTCCTCCCCTGGGCGGTTGCTGCGGCGGCGGCGCTCGTCGTCCTGAACCTGGCCGGCGAGGCGGCGTCGTCCGCGCCCGTACTGGCCGGCGCGGTCGTCGTCGTCGCGACCGTCACCCTGGCCGTCAGCGCCGTCCGGCTCCTGCCGCCCGGCACGCTGCGGGCCGCCTGCGGCATCGGCGGCGTGGTCGCGCTCCGGGCGGCAGTCACCGCGGCATTCATGGGGATCGGCGGGTTCCTGCCGCTGGTGCTGGCGACCCTGCACCACCAGGGTCCGGCCGCGGCCGGCATCAGCCTGAGCATCACCGGCGTCATGTGGTCGCTGGGGTCGACGGTGCAGAGCCGGCTGAGCGCCCGCCCGGGACTGGTGCTGCACGCCGGGTTCGCGGCCCTGGTGGTCGGCCTCGCAGTGAGCGGGCTGCTGGTCTGGACGGACCTGCCCGTCGCCGTCGGGCTGGTCGGCTGGGCGGTCGCCGGGCTCGGGATCGGGATGACGACGTCCACGCTGTCCGTGCTGAGCATGGCGGTCTCGGACGACGCGACCCAGGGCCGCAACAACGCGGGCGCGCAGCTGGCCTCGGGGATGTCCGGGGCCGTGTTCTTCGCCGCCGCCGGGACCGTGCTGGCGCTCGCCGGACCGGGGCGGACGGCGTTCGGCCTGATCTGCGGCGCGGCGGTCGTGATCGCCGTCCTCGGCCTCATCGGGGCCCGGCGTGCCCTCTGCGCCCTCCCCGCCTGACCCCGACCCCCGCCCCGGCCCCCCGCCCCCGGACCCAGGCCACCGCACATGTCCCGCTATCCGGGGTCATCGCGCCGCCACAACCCCGGATAGCGGTACATCTGCGGAGGTCGGTCGAGCGGGGGGAATGGGGACGCCAAGGCCCGGGTTGAGTCAGGTGTACTCAAGTTTGGCGCGGGCGGATTTGACACGTCTGACGCCGCGACTCAGACTTGAGCGGAGCAGACTCAAGGCCGCCCACGAGGTGGCACCCCAGATCCACGAGGAGAGCACTGATGGCACGAGCGGTCGGCATCGACCTGGGCACGACGAACTCCGTCGTGTCCGTCCTGGAGGGCGGCGAGCCCACCGTCATCGCGAACGCCGAGGGTGGCCGCACCA
The window above is part of the Angustibacter luteus genome. Proteins encoded here:
- a CDS encoding MFS transporter encodes the protein MSLATAPAATSDERLLDRTRLPLVVGALALVTLGALENRAVATVLPTLLGELHAVPSFGLVSAAPLASYLIALVCAGRWSDRSGPAPTLRTGVLAFAAAQLMVGLAPSLGVVVVGRLLSGFAEGLLDVGVIVLVARALEPRWRPSMMALFAGAWILPSVLGPVVVGAVTVTLGWRWVFLGAVVLLVPVWLILRPALRRVATEPASAERPLDVVPLRLVLPWAVAAAAALVVLNLAGEAASSAPVLAGAVVVVATVTLAVSAVRLLPPGTLRAACGIGGVVALRAAVTAAFMGIGGFLPLVLATLHHQGPAAAGISLSITGVMWSLGSTVQSRLSARPGLVLHAGFAALVVGLAVSGLLVWTDLPVAVGLVGWAVAGLGIGMTTSTLSVLSMAVSDDATQGRNNAGAQLASGMSGAVFFAAAGTVLALAGPGRTAFGLICGAAVVIAVLGLIGARRALCALPA